The proteins below come from a single Streptomyces spongiicola genomic window:
- a CDS encoding L,D-transpeptidase family protein: MHRTSVLRRPLLVLASLALTLAAGCTGRGTGGGSDEPPAVPAVPGEPSRAPVATVATPTPTPATAAADDAKPPAPSPGTPDARTAEPELRTAEPEVRMTEGSESEQVRELQARLRQIGHFHRSPTAFYGSMTAEAVSGFQRKRGLAETGSVDGTTWRRLLAVTRTPTGDELRPATTQELDEPDPRCLKGRVLCISKESRTLAWMIDGTVVAAMDVRFGSENTPTREGTFSVGWKAEDWESTLYHTPMPYAMFFSGGQAVHYSPDFAARGYSGASHGCVNVRDRKKIASVFGQVKVGDKVVVHW; encoded by the coding sequence ATGCACCGTACGTCCGTTCTCCGCAGACCGCTCCTGGTCCTCGCGTCCCTGGCCCTGACCCTGGCCGCCGGGTGCACCGGTCGGGGGACCGGTGGGGGGAGCGACGAGCCCCCGGCCGTCCCGGCCGTCCCGGGCGAACCCTCGCGGGCCCCGGTCGCCACCGTCGCCACCCCCACCCCCACCCCTGCGACCGCCGCGGCCGACGACGCCAAGCCCCCCGCCCCCTCCCCCGGGACGCCGGACGCCCGGACGGCGGAGCCCGAGCTGCGGACGGCGGAGCCCGAGGTGCGGATGACGGAGGGCAGCGAGAGCGAGCAGGTCCGCGAACTACAGGCGCGGCTGCGCCAGATCGGCCACTTCCACCGCAGTCCGACCGCGTTCTACGGCTCGATGACGGCCGAGGCGGTCAGCGGTTTCCAGCGGAAGCGGGGGCTCGCGGAGACCGGGTCGGTCGACGGGACCACCTGGCGGCGGCTGCTCGCGGTGACCCGCACGCCGACCGGCGACGAACTGCGGCCCGCCACGACCCAGGAACTCGACGAACCCGACCCCCGGTGCCTGAAGGGGCGCGTGCTCTGCATCAGCAAGGAGAGCAGGACACTCGCATGGATGATCGACGGCACGGTGGTGGCGGCGATGGACGTGCGCTTCGGCTCGGAGAACACGCCCACCCGTGAGGGAACGTTCAGCGTGGGCTGGAAGGCAGAGGACTGGGAGTCGACGCTCTACCACACACCCATGCCGTACGCGATGTTCTTCAGCGGTGGCCAGGCGGTGCACTACTCACCGGACTTCGCCGCCCGCGGCTACAGCGGCGCCTCGCACGGCTGTGTCAACGTCCGGGACAGGAAGAAGATCGCTTCGGTGTTCGGCCAGGTGAAGGTCGGCGACAAGGTCGTCGTCCACTGGTGA